Part of the Phycodurus eques isolate BA_2022a chromosome 3, UOR_Pequ_1.1, whole genome shotgun sequence genome, gatgatctctcacggcacagtggttgggaatcactgtacgGTATTAAGGGATTAAAGTTGAAGGTGGCTCCTGATGGTGTGCTTTGGTGGTGCAGCGATAAGGGCGGCTGTGCTGATCCAGCAGTGGTACCGTCAGTATGTGGCACGCATGGAGATGAGAAGGAGGTACACCTGGCACATCTTCCAGTCCATTGAGTACTCGGGAGAGCAGGCTCAGATCAAGGTGGGGATCAAAAAATATCTAATTGTCCTGGACACTAATTTCCCTAATCGACACGAAATTGGGTTGAAAAGTCTATCATAGAGGATGGACAAAAAAGCCTCACGGACACATGCAACAAATTGAacagaaagtctgccatttttctTTGCAGCAGCCATTTTGCCTTGAACGTTGATGAACTCCGACGAGAGAATTTGCCCTAAGGAACCCAAATTGGAAGCTATCAACTATCCTAAGCAGAGGGGCAATGCTAAATTGACAAGCTTTTTTGGCTACGCTCAGTTAATGGAGGCGGAGCACCGGATTAAAGTTTGATCATCATTTCAAGTCATCAAATATGCAGTGACAAAATGCAAATCCGGACAAGAGGGTCTTTCATTTCCAGGTCATCCTGGAAATGTCCAGGATGACCCTATAATGGCtgcctcaaaccaaaatggtaaacttcgtgtgtcttttgacactTTTGTGGGTCCACTCACGATAGCCATGCTTACTTAATTTCATTTCGTTACGTGAAACCAACTTCAGGGCCTAAATTTTCCAAATCATTTGGCACTGCCTTCAAGTAACTTCTCTTTTTGCAGCTGTATAACTTCCTGGGCTACCTCATGGACAACTTCACGCCATCGAGCAGTGAAAGTAAGCTTTACGTGCCGCCGATTGGACTCCCGTGCTGATACACAGACTGGAACCCTCTAAACAGATTCATGTGACCTCGCAGGAAACCTGATCTCGCACATCTTCCGGGAGAACGAGGTGTGTCGCGACCCCGAGTGGGAACGTTACTTCTGTTACAAGAACATCGAAGTACCCAAGATCTACTCGGGACCTCACCTGTGCTTCCCTCTGACGGCAGAGCAGGCCATCTGCCTAGTGGAGGCCTTCAGGAACAAGAAAGTACGTGCTAGTTGCCATTTGATTCCTATGTAACTTGAAATTATTGTGTTGCGTTCAATAACACTGGGAGGGgtgcgggtggggggggggaggaaagaGAAGTATGGCAAAAATGCTCCTCTTGGTTGATTAGCATGAAAGGTACATGGCTTacagatgttttttatttaaaaaaaaacagtatgcaCCCTAAGTGAGCGTGTCCATACATGAAGACTCTCCATAACAACCCAGGCAAAACTTaactcctccccaacatacaacgcttgtctctcagttgagatgcatcacttcaacatacttccttgactaattactactttcctattagacaGGGTTTTGGTGTAACCTTGTGGAAGCTCATAGCCTTTTAGAAATACCGCAAATAGTTTCCAgagaaaaagaatacaaataggtgaattcttGAATAGTGAACTGCAAATAAGAtgggtttactgtaaaacctaACCCTCTCGAATATTAATATGACAGACATGTAATAGAGAGGAGACAGCAAAAAGTTTACCTAATGGTATTTTATAGGTATTTTGAAAGCACAAAGCCCATCAGCGGGAGTTCATCCTTGACACGCTCACTGAGTCGAAATCTCACTCGATTGGCCGCCTCCCGTCTCTTCCCGCTAACGCCGTCTCTCTGCCAGCAGCAGTTGCACTCGCGTTACGTCCTGCAGCTCCTGCTGGAGACGTGGAAACTGCTGCGCATGTTGCCCAACATCAGCCGCGTCTCCACCTGCCACAGcaaagaaatcaccatttgcGGTGAGTGTTCATTTTtgaatcactgctctgtattcAATATAAACAACATACCGTGGGACTGGTGCAGAGTCACCAGTGTTGACATGTTGTATTTGATCTCTTTTCTTGTCGACAGGCGATCTGCACGGGCAGCTGGAAGACCTGCTGTTGATTTTCTACAAGGTAAACTTGTTAAGTGACTGGGGCGGGGCGCCAACGGTCTGCCATAAATCTCTAAAGTTGAATAACGCCACAGAAGAAGCCTCTCATAATATGGAAATATATGCTACGTTTTATTGGAACGTAATAGTGTCCGCATTTCTTAACGGATCCCAACTTGATCAAGGAGAAAATATCGGTCCTATTCTGGACATGTGTGCTACTACTTTTCTCAGCACCtccaacacaaaacatttgtaatcataataataattaaagtcaAACGCAAAATCAcggccacaacaacaaaaagcatatAAATGCGTCCCCATTTGTCAACAGATTGCAGCTTAAAAGAaagataaaatgtgtttctgattctgaacaaatGTGATATTATTTTTCTCACCTGAAACACAAGAACAATTTATAGGGTAATAATTAAAGTCAAAGGCACAATCATGGACAGATTAATAATTGGCACGTAATAGTGTCCCCATCTGTCAACGGATTCCCACGTCATCAAGGGCAAAATGTTTCTTGTTCTACACAATTGTGTTATCTCAGCTGAAACGCAAAACACTTGCAATGATAATATTTAAAGTCAAAGGTGAAATCATGGGCATAATAACTATTGGTACCAAATAGCTTCCGTATTTGTCAGTGGATTCTCACTTAATCAAAGGATGAAATGTGTGTTTCATTCTGCACAAGTGCGCTGCGACATTTCTCAGCTCCGGCACAAAAACGTAACAGCGTCCTCATTTGTCATCAGATTGCAACTTAATCGAAGACCAGACGTTTCTTCACATGTACGTTAATACTGTTCTCACCTGAAACGCAACAACAATTGTTATAGTAATAATTAAAATCAATATCGAAATGATGGACAGAACAATAAGTGTCACCTAATGGTGTCTCCATCTGTCAACGGATTCCGACTTAAACTCCAAAATGTGTCTTGTTCTGGGCAGATGTGTTTTCTAAACTCCGACACAAAACCATGTAATGAtagtaattacatttttctaACAGAACGGAACGCCATCCTTGGAGAAGCCCTACGTATTCAACGGCGACTTCGTGGACCGAGGTAAGGACTCCATCGAGATACTCCTCGTCCTCTTCGCCTTCCTGCTCGTCTATCCCACCGAGGTGCACCTGAACCGAGGCAACCACGAGGACCACATCATCAACCTGCGGTACCAAACCCGCCTCCGGCCAAGGCCATGTGAGAAATATAGGAAAcaaagtattttgttgtttgtgtgactGTTGCAGGTATGGCTTCACTAAGGAAGTGCTGACGAAATACAAGGTAGGTTCCCTCCTTTGTTGTCCCCTCTATTTGTGAGCAACACATGGATGCCACTGTTGCTCCTCCTCGCTACTTAAGaggatttcaaaaaaaaaaaaaaattcatttgaatGCCTGCGGGACATTTGACTTGGTGGCGGCCTCTGATGAATCAGCCCGGGTCGAAACAATGTCTCATTTTCCGGGGGgataaaatgaagagaatatagtcattcatttgattttgatttgtaTTACGTAATGTAAAAACATATAAATGAACTCATTTCAAAATACATTGGTAATACAATTGAAATAAAGTTGAATACAATGAATGCGTtcttgcccccccaaaaaacgtttttgttacgtttttaataaagagGTATAGCAATTtatcataaaatataaatgtaaaaacgCAATAAGACATAATTAAAGagaatttaaagaaatacaagaGTTTAAAGGTCCCTTATTTTGCCAAACCCATTTTTTTCGAGTATTTGGGATGTCAtatttctacacggaggcaaccaatcagaagaaaggggGTGGTCATGGCCAAGTATGgtcaaagtggatacaaaactgggtcaaacacaagtagctgtcagaggggccttttctggacacaaccatgttgttgttgtttttttaaaatgaaatttgacacttttatacaaagtccGTGTTAATGTAGATCACTCTATGGTGATCTACATTAAATAGACAAAATACGGGCCCTTTAATAGAGTGTAATTAAGCCAAAAGTCACAAAGACTGTTcacatgtgcctttaaggggcgcgGCCTCGTGAGTGACATTAGGAGCTCGGACCCCAGCTTGGTTTAGCCGTTTACCACGCGATTACTTTCATGTTACACACAAAAGGGAGTGATTTTGTACTCggcaacctttttgaaactgagttATTTCTTGGATACtaattaatgtgaagggctacaagtttcatatatatatatatatatatatatgattcaacacaaaagataaccagtctgctttcatgaaagACTACAGATGTCAGAGAACATTTTCTCTCGATAGGCTGAAATCagaagatttggacaatttttacTTAAGCAGTGGCTCTAAATGATtcattgattatcaaaatagttgtcgatgaaTTTGATGAGCGTAGTTGTTAATTAATCCATTAATTATGACACCTGTAATACAAATGACGGGTtgttaaaaagtacaaatgagAAGAACTAGTGGATGAAGTTGTTCACTTTTCTGCAGATGCACGGCAAACGGATCCTAAAGCTGCTCCAGAAAATCTTTAGCTGGTTGCCACTGGCGACGGTGATCGACCAGAAAGTCCTGGTCCTGCACGGCGGCATCTCGGATTCCACGGATCTGGGTGTGTTGGCTAAAGTGGACCGACACACTGTGAGTGAGCAACAGATCCTCATTTTAGATAGCAAAGAAATTTCTGAACTACTCCTGCCGTGTTTTTGTCCAGTACGTTTCAGCGCTGAGGCCccccaagaagaagaagtacCAGAGCTCCACGGGCACGTCCATCGACTCCGACGTGGACGATGACTGGGCCAATCACAGGCTCCTCAAGCGACGGGCTTCCCTCACGTGTCCTAAATCATTGGGCAGCCGCGACAGCTTCCTCAACCGCTCCCTGCAGGACTTTTCCTATCGGATCAAGGTCAATGTGGAGGATGAGCTGAAGTTCTGCCAGCAGAGAGCCGCACTGGTACATTTGGGGAGCTTTGGCGCGGAGAAAGAAGGCCAGGCGTCCTTCGACTCGGTCGCTAGTGACAACGCCAAAGAAGAGTGGAAGCAGGTGAGTGGGAAGCGATCGTTTTAAAACGCATTTTCCTATGGATCCGTGCCTAAAAGTTTCTTTCTTGGACACACACATCAGCGCTTTCCATAGGCTTTAGTCTTGACTATAGACCATAGACATCATCCCCAAGCTGTCACAACAACGTCATGGGGTCAGAGGCCAAAACCTTTGCGCCTAAAGCGCCCTCGCAGTCGGTAATCAACACTAAGGATTAACGGCGCTTGCCCGTACACCTTAGCTTTCAAATACGCTAATCCACGCGTCATTAATCCCCCCCAGCCTCAATCTTCTTTTCCAGCTCCCCGTCATCACCTTAAGTCGCAGCTGTAGAAGTGCGCCGTCTGATCTGGTTCAGTTTCAGGCAGGCACGCACAGTCACGCTGATGCTGGTCAGAGACAAAAGTCAGCAAGAACATAACCATctgagtttttctttgtttgaatgtgcAACATGTGGAAAGGacgtctggctcacagtcaCGTGGTTCTTGGTTTGACTCTCCACCCTGGGTTTCTTctggtactcaggtttccttgTACAtgtactctaaattgcccatatctCTCTACCCGCCTTTCTATCATCCTATCTAACTGCCTACCTAGCTAGCTACAGTATCGATCAATCTATCTATCATCAACCTACCTCCCTACCGATCCGTCTACTTTACTTCCTTACTATCTACCTACTTTTCTACCCATGACCAATAGGTATttgggtaggtaggtagatagttGGTAGTTAAGTATCTATGTAATTCGGTAGATGGTAGGTTGGCGAGGTAGGTAGGTAGTTAGATTGATGGGTAGTTCCTTAGGTATCTAGATAGGGAGGTAGATGGTAGGTTGATGCCTAAGTAGGTAGGAAGGTACACAGGTAGGTGGGTAGCTAACTAGGGAGATACTGTAGGTACGAGGGTTTATAGGTAGGTTGGTCGGTAGATtgagattcatccatccattctgtaacgcttatcctgttcagggcaACGGGTAAATTGGCGTCTATCCTTGCTGACTTTTGGGTAAAGCCcggactgattgccagccaaacTCAGGGTTCGTGGAGAGAGGCCACCAGTCACACTCACCAAAAACGTCCAAATGAAGGAAGACAGTCGGTTTAACTTACTCTCGTGCTGTTTTGTCAGATCCTGGACTTGCTGTGGAGCGACCCCATGTCACAGGACGGCTGCATACCCAACGAGCTGAGGGGCGGCGGATGCTACTGGGGCCCCGACGTCACCGAGGACTTCCTGAGCAAGCACAACCTGCAGCTCATCGTACGCTCGCACGAGTGCAAACAGGACGGCTACGAGTTCTGCCACAAACGCAAGGTGACCGCTGACTCAGGCCCCATCTTGTCCTGGGATTTGGATAGTGGTGGGCGGGCAGgtccagcaaggccttctctgttGGCCTAACCagtatcagaagcactgacctatatTTTCGACCTAacttctaatatttgttccatgaaattatcGTATTTTGTCCCAACAGTCTACTATTTTCATTTTAGAcaatttctcttggctgcactgacTCCAATTTGTGTATGTGGAGAGTTTTGGTTCGATACAGTATGTGgtttgatctttttttatttgttctttttcgCTCCGATTTCAGATTTCAGTCTCCATGtgaatctgcccagggccttcacaaTCAGTAGTGGTGGCCCCTTGTAATGGGACAGTTTCTTTAACCAATTACATTACAAATTCACTTCACAGGGGCCATCCAGCCGGCCATCAATAACGCCACCATTTTTACGTCTTTTGATTGGCTTGTCAGAGCAAAACATGTCTGTAGTGATCTGCACATATGTGTGTTTTGAATAATCAGCTTCCCTGCTGAGTATGAAGTATTTGATCAACTTTTTAACGTAtttttcatgttattagataaatattgatccTGAACTGATCTCGATGTAGTGACCACAGACTCATCATTGAACTTGACCATAGACCATAGACTTGACTGACAATTAACCATAGAACATGGACCATAgaaatgctgattattaaatgtaaaattatttcagtCGGATAAGTACCACTGATGGCCCCGGTCCCGCCTCTAGATTAGGTTAGAGGAAAATACTGCAAAAGTGACAAGCTTCTGTCGTTTGACCCAAGGTCCTCACGCTCTTCTCGGCCTCCAATTATTATGACGTGGGGAGCAACCGAGGCGCATACGTGAAGCTGGGACCCAACCTCGTGCCTTATGTGGTTCAGTACCAGGCCAGCAGCATGACCAGAGAACTGACCTCCCGACAAAGGTACCGAGTCACTCTTAAAACCAGGGGTTCTGAAACTCTTTGGGTCCAGCCCCAAATAAACATAACTACAATGGGTACCACTAAATGCCGTAGCAATTCAAAagttgaaagaaagaaaaatgtgtaatgttagaaattttttaaaatagtttttcctgaatttttttgtcatttctattttgtagtattttttttacaaaatatatagTCATAAccattattttatgagaatacattttatcccccccccaaaaaaaaaaccaaacatgcctgataggttaattgaagactctaaattgtccgtaggtgtgaatgtgagtgcgaatggttgtttgtttctatgtgccctgcgattggctggcaaccagttcagggtgtaccccgcctctcgcccgaagtcagccgggataggcgccagcacgcctgtgacactagtgaggagaagtggttcagaaaaatGAATGGAGGAATGGATGGAAGTTGTAATATGATaacaacatttgtatttttttttttaaaagaagttgTGTTATGAGTAAacttgtatttttccaagaaaaaagttggaatctttacaagaacaaagacatTATGTCAGGATTAAAAAATCGCAATC contains:
- the ppef2a gene encoding serine/threonine-protein phosphatase with EF-hands 2 isoform X1; this encodes MVCFGGAAIRAAVLIQQWYRQYVARMEMRRRYTWHIFQSIEYSGEQAQIKLYNFLGYLMDNFTPSSSERNLISHIFRENEVCRDPEWERYFCYKNIEVPKIYSGPHLCFPLTAEQAICLVEAFRNKKQLHSRYVLQLLLETWKLLRMLPNISRVSTCHSKEITICGDLHGQLEDLLLIFYKNGTPSLEKPYVFNGDFVDRGKDSIEILLVLFAFLLVYPTEVHLNRGNHEDHIINLRYGFTKEVLTKYKMHGKRILKLLQKIFSWLPLATVIDQKVLVLHGGISDSTDLGVLAKVDRHTYVSALRPPKKKKYQSSTGTSIDSDVDDDWANHRLLKRRASLTCPKSLGSRDSFLNRSLQDFSYRIKVNVEDELKFCQQRAALVHLGSFGAEKEGQASFDSVASDNAKEEWKQILDLLWSDPMSQDGCIPNELRGGGCYWGPDVTEDFLSKHNLQLIVRSHECKQDGYEFCHKRKVLTLFSASNYYDVGSNRGAYVKLGPNLVPYVVQYQASSMTRELTSRQSLGQTERSALKVLREQLFSHKSDLISAFKSFDRDNTGTVSATDWASAVESAMRLGLPWRMLRSRLVSGRSGEGLIDYQQWFNELAIKGANADHIDQCLLETLYRHRSTLETIFRIIDTDNSGFISPTDFHQTWKLLSVYLKMEITDEAISELAVAIDSNHDGAIDIDEFMEAFRLTDKKSRLERGRSMFMGTAPDLTALDQCEHI
- the ppef2a gene encoding serine/threonine-protein phosphatase with EF-hands 2 isoform X2, yielding MGCGVTKSNQFQKHPVKTIRAAVLIQQWYRQYVARMEMRRRYTWHIFQSIEYSGEQAQIKLYNFLGYLMDNFTPSSSERNLISHIFRENEVCRDPEWERYFCYKNIEVPKIYSGPHLCFPLTAEQAICLVEAFRNKKQLHSRYVLQLLLETWKLLRMLPNISRVSTCHSKEITICGDLHGQLEDLLLIFYKNGTPSLEKPYVFNGDFVDRGKDSIEILLVLFAFLLVYPTEVHLNRGNHEDHIINLRYGFTKEVLTKYKMHGKRILKLLQKIFSWLPLATVIDQKVLVLHGGISDSTDLGVLAKVDRHTYVSALRPPKKKKYQSSTGTSIDSDVDDDWANHRLLKRRASLTCPKSLGSRDSFLNRSLQDFSYRIKVNVEDELKFCQQRAALVHLGSFGAEKEGQASFDSVASDNAKEEWKQILDLLWSDPMSQDGCIPNELRGGGCYWGPDVTEDFLSKHNLQLIVRSHECKQDGYEFCHKRKVLTLFSASNYYDVGSNRGAYVKLGPNLVPYVVQYQASSMTRELTSRQSLGQTERSALKVLREQLFSHKSDLISAFKSFDRDNTGTVSATDWASAVESAMRLGLPWRMLRSRLVSGRSGEGLIDYQQWFNELAIKGANADHIDQCLLETLYRHRSTLETIFRIIDTDNSGFISPTDFHQTWKLLSVYLKMEITDEAISELAVAIDSNHDGAIDIDEFMEAFRLTDKKSRLERGRSMFMGTAPDLTALDQCEHI